Proteins encoded within one genomic window of Sphingomonas sp. NBWT7:
- the edd gene encoding phosphogluconate dehydratase yields the protein MNPVVSAVTDRIVERSRQSRARYLDLLTRERDQWIGRPMLGCANLAHAYAGTEEDRPAMKAGQAMNIGIVTAYNDMLSAHAVYYRYPEQMKVWAREVGATAQVAGGVPAMCDGVTQGYAGMELSLFSRDTIALSTAIALSHGTFEGALLLGICDKIVPGLLMGALRFGHLPMLLVPGGPMPSGLSNKAKATVRERYASGEADRAELLDSEIAAYHTQGTCTFFGTANTNQMMMEVMGLHIPGAAFVNPGTKLRQALTRAAVHRLAELGWRGSDYRPIGHCVDERAIVNAAVGLLATGGSTNHLLHLPAIARAAGVVIDWEDMDRLSSAVPLIARVYPNGAADVNGFEAAGGMAFVIRELLASGHLHGDILTAGSGTLADAASKPMLEGDTLAWRDPGPSGDPTILRTPADPFSPDGGMRILAGNIGRACIKVSAVERDRWIVEAPAAVFADQTEVLAAFQRGELDRDVVVVVRFQGPRANGMPELHKLTPPLGVLQNRGFRVALVTDGRMSGASGKVPAAIHVSPEALPGADGVGGAIGLIRDGDIIRVDAVAGTLDALVGADEWAARLPASAPAAADGFGRELFGLFRGQADEAERGASAILAGAGL from the coding sequence ATGAACCCCGTCGTCAGTGCAGTTACCGATCGGATCGTCGAGCGCTCACGGCAAAGCCGGGCGCGCTATCTCGATCTCCTCACTCGCGAGCGCGACCAGTGGATCGGCCGCCCAATGCTCGGCTGCGCCAACCTTGCCCACGCCTATGCCGGGACGGAAGAGGACCGCCCGGCAATGAAGGCCGGTCAGGCGATGAACATCGGCATCGTCACCGCCTACAACGACATGCTCTCGGCGCACGCGGTCTATTATCGCTACCCGGAGCAGATGAAGGTCTGGGCGCGCGAAGTCGGCGCGACGGCACAGGTCGCGGGCGGCGTACCGGCGATGTGCGACGGCGTGACGCAGGGTTATGCCGGGATGGAGCTGTCGCTGTTCAGCCGCGACACGATCGCGCTGTCCACCGCGATCGCGCTCAGCCATGGCACGTTCGAAGGCGCCTTGCTGCTCGGCATCTGCGACAAGATCGTTCCCGGCCTGCTGATGGGGGCGCTGCGCTTCGGCCACCTGCCGATGCTGCTGGTGCCGGGTGGTCCGATGCCGTCGGGTCTGTCGAACAAGGCCAAGGCGACGGTGCGCGAGCGCTACGCCAGCGGCGAGGCAGATCGCGCGGAACTGCTCGACAGCGAGATCGCCGCCTATCACACGCAGGGCACCTGCACCTTCTTCGGAACCGCCAACACCAATCAGATGATGATGGAGGTGATGGGGCTGCACATCCCCGGTGCCGCTTTCGTCAATCCGGGCACCAAGCTGCGCCAGGCGCTGACCCGCGCCGCAGTGCATCGCCTCGCCGAGCTCGGCTGGCGCGGATCGGACTATCGCCCGATCGGCCATTGCGTCGACGAGCGCGCGATCGTCAACGCCGCGGTGGGGCTGCTCGCCACCGGCGGCTCGACGAATCACCTGCTACACCTCCCCGCAATCGCGCGCGCCGCCGGCGTCGTAATTGACTGGGAGGACATGGACCGGCTGTCGAGCGCGGTGCCGCTGATCGCCCGCGTCTATCCCAACGGCGCGGCGGACGTGAACGGCTTCGAAGCGGCGGGCGGCATGGCGTTCGTGATCCGCGAATTGCTGGCGAGCGGCCATTTGCACGGCGATATTCTGACGGCCGGCAGCGGCACGCTCGCCGACGCCGCCTCCAAGCCGATGCTGGAAGGCGACACCCTCGCTTGGCGCGACCCCGGCCCGAGCGGCGACCCTACGATCCTGCGCACCCCGGCCGATCCATTCTCCCCCGATGGCGGAATGCGGATCCTAGCCGGCAACATCGGCCGCGCCTGCATCAAGGTATCGGCAGTGGAGCGCGATCGCTGGATCGTCGAAGCGCCTGCCGCCGTGTTCGCCGATCAGACAGAAGTGCTGGCGGCGTTCCAGCGCGGCGAACTCGATCGCGACGTCGTCGTCGTCGTCCGCTTCCAGGGTCCGCGCGCCAACGGCATGCCCGAACTGCACAAGCTCACGCCGCCGCTCGGCGTGCTGCAGAACAGGGGGTTCCGCGTTGCCTTGGTTACCGATGGGCGGATGTCGGGAGCCTCGGGGAAGGTACCGGCGGCGATCCACGTCTCGCCCGAAGCGTTGCCCGGTGCCGACGGCGTCGGCGGCGCAATCGGTCTGATCCGCGACGGCGATATAATCCGTGTCGATGCAGTCGCTGGCACGCTCGATGCGCTGGTCGGCGCCGACGAATGGGCGGCCCGGCTGCCAGCCTCCGCTCCGGCGGCAGCCGACGGGTTCGGGCGCGAGCTGTTCGGCCTGTTCCGCGGCCAGGCAGATGAGGCCGAACGCGGGGCGTCCGCTATCCTTGCCGGCGCCGGGCTCTAG
- the pgl gene encoding 6-phosphogluconolactonase produces MSDEIEWWEYDDAAEMAAAVAGDVQFIIESAIEARGAAVVALAGGKTPVPIYQKLAAAKLDWKRVTIVPTDERIVALGDPLSNVTMIGKTFIPKGARVMPIVPSATADYKAAGRSADALMQDLHWPLDLCLLGVGGDGHTASIFPGPDFEEALNGPRERRALGVIPDPLPQEAPVPRVSLSRAGIISAKALMIAVTGAAKRKVIEDAIKQGTGSRYPIGRVLADAELPVDIHWAE; encoded by the coding sequence ATGAGCGACGAGATCGAATGGTGGGAATATGACGACGCGGCCGAGATGGCGGCGGCCGTCGCGGGTGACGTGCAGTTCATCATCGAGAGCGCGATCGAGGCGCGCGGTGCCGCGGTAGTCGCGCTCGCCGGCGGGAAGACGCCGGTACCGATCTATCAGAAGCTCGCCGCCGCCAAGCTCGACTGGAAGCGCGTCACGATCGTGCCGACTGACGAGCGGATCGTGGCGCTGGGCGATCCGCTCAGCAACGTGACGATGATCGGCAAGACGTTCATTCCGAAGGGCGCACGCGTCATGCCGATCGTCCCCTCCGCGACCGCCGACTACAAGGCGGCGGGCCGGTCGGCCGATGCGCTGATGCAGGACCTGCACTGGCCGCTCGATCTCTGTCTGCTCGGCGTCGGCGGCGACGGCCATACCGCATCGATCTTCCCCGGGCCTGACTTCGAGGAAGCGCTGAACGGCCCGCGCGAGCGCCGCGCGCTCGGGGTGATACCCGATCCGCTGCCGCAGGAGGCACCGGTGCCGCGCGTGTCGCTGTCGCGCGCTGGGATCATTTCGGCGAAGGCGCTGATGATCGCGGTTACCGGCGCCGCCAAGCGCAAGGTGATCGAGGATGCGATCAAGCAGGGCACAGGCTCGCGCTATCCGATTGGCCGCGTGCTGGCCGATGCCGAGCTGCCGGTCGACATCCACTGGGCGGAGTGA
- the zwf gene encoding glucose-6-phosphate dehydrogenase — MQRDPVAKLLLFGATGDLAKRMLLPSLYGLDADNLLPEALTITGTARSDHDDESYRKFARDALDEFLPDDRKDKGKIASFLKRLHYQPLDATDLDHYDQLAAKVGDVSGGLAIFLSTAPSLFEQVIHGLANAGLAGETVRIGLEKPLGYDLASSREINDTVATAFPEERTFRIDHYLGKETVQNILALRFGNSFFEPVWNAQGIDNVQITISETVGLEDRASYYDGAGALRDMVANHMLQLVALIAMEPPARYDVTEIRDEKAKVFRSLRQLKPEEVPGSTVIGQYLGGAVKGEIVKGYDEELGKDSHTETFVAIKAHLDNWRWQGVPFYLRTGKRMPTRRSEIAIQFKPVPHSMFSGRGGLLQPNMLVIRLQPEEYIQLLVMAKEPGLDRDGIRLREVPLNLSLDAEFAGTRRRIAYERLLLDLIEGDQTLFVRRDEVEAQWTWIDAIREGWKANDMKPKHYSAGTWGPAASIALTERDGVSWQDD; from the coding sequence ATGCAACGCGATCCGGTAGCCAAGCTTCTGTTGTTCGGCGCGACAGGCGATCTGGCGAAGCGCATGCTACTGCCGTCGCTGTACGGCCTCGACGCCGACAATCTGCTGCCCGAGGCGCTGACGATCACCGGCACGGCACGCTCGGACCACGACGACGAGAGCTACCGCAAGTTCGCGCGCGACGCGCTCGACGAATTCCTGCCGGACGACCGCAAGGACAAGGGCAAGATCGCGTCGTTCCTCAAGCGACTGCATTACCAGCCGCTCGATGCGACCGATCTCGATCACTACGATCAGTTGGCGGCGAAGGTCGGCGACGTCTCCGGCGGGCTGGCGATCTTCCTTTCGACCGCGCCGTCGCTGTTCGAACAGGTGATCCACGGTCTCGCCAATGCGGGGCTCGCCGGTGAGACGGTGCGGATCGGGCTGGAGAAGCCGCTTGGCTACGATCTCGCGTCGAGCCGCGAGATCAACGACACCGTCGCCACCGCCTTTCCGGAAGAGCGCACCTTCCGTATCGACCACTATCTCGGCAAGGAGACGGTGCAAAACATCCTCGCGCTGCGCTTCGGCAATTCCTTCTTCGAGCCGGTGTGGAACGCGCAGGGCATCGACAACGTCCAAATCACCATCAGCGAGACGGTCGGGCTGGAGGATCGCGCGAGCTACTACGACGGCGCCGGCGCGCTGCGCGACATGGTGGCGAACCACATGCTCCAGCTCGTCGCACTGATCGCGATGGAGCCGCCCGCGCGCTACGACGTCACCGAAATTCGCGACGAGAAGGCGAAGGTGTTCCGCTCGCTGCGTCAGCTGAAGCCGGAGGAAGTGCCCGGCAGTACCGTCATCGGCCAGTATCTCGGCGGTGCGGTGAAGGGCGAGATCGTCAAGGGCTATGACGAGGAGCTCGGCAAGGATTCGCACACCGAGACGTTCGTCGCGATCAAGGCGCATCTCGACAATTGGCGCTGGCAGGGCGTGCCCTTCTATCTGCGCACCGGCAAGCGCATGCCGACGAGGCGCAGCGAGATTGCGATCCAGTTCAAGCCGGTCCCGCACTCGATGTTCTCGGGCCGCGGCGGTCTGCTGCAGCCCAACATGCTCGTCATCCGCCTGCAGCCCGAGGAATATATCCAGCTGCTGGTGATGGCAAAGGAGCCGGGGCTCGACCGCGACGGCATCCGCCTGCGCGAGGTGCCACTCAACCTCAGCCTTGATGCCGAATTCGCCGGCACGCGCCGCCGTATCGCCTACGAACGTCTGCTGCTCGACCTGATCGAGGGCGACCAGACCCTGTTCGTCCGTCGCGACGAGGTGGAAGCGCAGTGGACCTGGATCGACGCGATCCGCGAAGGCTGGAAGGCGAACGACATGAAGCCGAAGCACTATAGTGCCGGCACCTGGGGCCCGGCCGCATCGATCGCGCTCACAGAGCGCGACGGCGTCAGTTGGCAGGACGATTGA
- the argC gene encoding N-acetyl-gamma-glutamyl-phosphate reductase, with the protein MRVFIDGAVGTTGLEIAERLSGRDDLTLVTLPDDRRKDADARRAALNDADMVILCLPDDAAREAVALIDNPATSVIDASSAHRVADGWTYGFPELGFDIANAKRVSNPGCYPTGFLALVAPLVRAGLVPADWPLSVNAVSGYSGGGKALIARFAAEPELAYRGYGFSLAHKHVSEMQRHAGLAHPPLFAPNVTRAFRGMIVEVPLPLAALPVPPSRGAMLGALHAAFDAAPLITVHDDQPDELLLVEHAAPNDRLDLWVFADAGNTQARLVAMLDNLGKGAAGAAVQNLNLMIGADPMTGLVV; encoded by the coding sequence ATGCGCGTCTTCATCGACGGAGCAGTCGGAACCACGGGTCTCGAGATCGCCGAGCGACTCTCGGGACGCGACGACCTGACACTGGTCACGCTGCCCGATGATCGTCGCAAGGACGCCGACGCGCGCCGCGCCGCGCTCAACGACGCCGATATGGTGATCCTCTGCTTGCCCGACGATGCGGCGCGCGAGGCGGTGGCGCTGATCGACAATCCTGCAACAAGCGTGATCGATGCGTCGAGCGCGCATCGCGTCGCCGACGGGTGGACCTACGGCTTTCCCGAACTCGGCTTCGACATCGCGAATGCAAAGCGCGTGTCGAACCCTGGCTGCTATCCTACCGGCTTCCTTGCGCTCGTTGCGCCGCTTGTCCGTGCCGGGCTCGTGCCCGCGGATTGGCCGCTCAGCGTCAACGCGGTCTCGGGCTATTCGGGCGGAGGTAAGGCGCTGATCGCTCGCTTCGCGGCGGAACCCGAGCTCGCCTATCGCGGCTATGGCTTCTCGCTCGCGCATAAGCACGTGTCGGAGATGCAGCGCCACGCGGGGCTCGCGCATCCGCCGCTCTTCGCCCCCAATGTCACGCGCGCGTTCCGCGGCATGATCGTCGAAGTGCCGCTGCCGCTCGCCGCCCTCCCCGTTCCGCCGTCGCGCGGCGCAATGCTCGGCGCGCTACACGCCGCCTTCGATGCCGCGCCGCTCATCACCGTGCACGACGATCAGCCCGACGAGCTGCTGCTGGTCGAACATGCCGCGCCCAACGACCGGCTCGACCTGTGGGTCTTCGCCGACGCCGGAAACACGCAGGCTCGCCTGGTCGCGATGCTCGACAATCTCGGCAAGGGCGCGGCCGGCGCGGCGGTGCAGAATCTGAACCTGATGATCGGCGCCGATCCGATGACCGGGCTGGTGGTCTGA